The following DNA comes from Nicotiana sylvestris chromosome 10, ASM39365v2, whole genome shotgun sequence.
TTGAAATTCGAGAATTGTAGACTATTTGAATGTTCCCTTTGTTTTGCAGAAGAAGAAGGTTGGTTGTATTAGGATTGATGGCAGTACTCCATCAGCATTACGACAAGCATTGGTAACAGATTTCCAGGAAAAAGAAACAATTAAGGCTGCAGTGGTAATGTCATGGATCTATTATAATTAGTCAAAGAAACTGTGTAATTTGACCATATGACTGGTTTCCTGGTTGATCTATAAATAAAGTGCAAAAGGGAGGTTATGCAAAATGGGAAATAATATTGTTATAACTGTTGTATTATAGCTATCCATCAAAGCTGGGGGTGTCGGGTTAACATTAACAGCAGCAAGTACAGTGATATTTGCAGAATTATCATGGACACCAGGTGACCTTATTCAAGCCGAGGATCGAGCTCACAGAATTGGCCAGGTGAGCAACATAATGTTAGATAATTGTTTGAAGATATTTTTCGTTcctgaattattttcaaatccGCTAGTATACATGGCTTGGTTAATTGGCTGTTGTAGCAAGCTGTTGTGATTCATTAGCACTTacagcaacaataacaacaacaacaacatacccagtaaaatggggtctggggagagtagagtgtgcgtagaccttacccctaccccggaagggtagagaggttgtttccgggaGAACCTCGGCGATTCATTAGCACTTAATGCAACCAAAAATAGGAATATAAAAGGAGTATAAGTTGGAAGACACTGATTCATTTGCAGTATTTCGCTATTTCCTATCTGTATTCCAGTAATTTTGGTTTAAATAACGACTAAATTATGGGTGTCTCTGCATGTTAAGTTAGCAGACTACAGTAGCGTTAATTCTCTAAGAAATCAATATATTCAGGAGTCAGAACTTTAATGGATGTGCTTCCTTTCTAGGTGTCCTCTGTCAATGTGTGTTATCTGCTGGCAAATGACACTGTTGATGACATTATTTGGTACGTCCTGTTGTTACTAATAGAGCTTTCTAATTTATTTGAGAGTGAACATGCTAAAGGTAGAAGTTCTGGTGTAATGGCTATTCTTATGACTTTTGTACAGGGATGTTGTTCAGAGCAAGCTGGAAAATCTCGGACAGGTCTTCTACTTAATTCTCTATTGAATACTTGAGGTACAAAACTAGCACCCTCGCTAATAAAGTTACAAATGTGTATGCAGATGCTTGATGGCCACGAGAAGTCCTTGGAAGTTTCGACTAATCAGTCCTACAGCAGCCCTTCAAAACAGAAGACCCTCGACTCCTTCATAAAGCGGTGTAATAACTCACCACCTCATGAGCTCAGGAAAAAACATTGTCATCAGTGAGCAATGAGCACTCAAAGAACAAATATTAAACCCCCGTCTCATATACACAGTAGAGGAAATCGGTGGTGTGTATATTCGACTAGTCTATGAATACTTGTTTAGCAGTAGTACGGAGCATTCCCTCATTTTGTTTGATAGAGGGTAGTAATATGCTATGTTTCCTTTTTGGGCTATCTAACACCTTTTCAATTTGTCAACTATGTTATGCCTTACTGTCTCAATATCTCGGATATAGAATGTACGTTTAATATCAATCAACTACGCCTTAATCCCAAAAAACCTGAGATGCTTTTGATCATTTTTTCCCCTTCCCCTATTTTGTTAGCCATGCCTATTCTTAAAATATGCTTAATTAAGTCAATGGGAAGAGATGGTGTTATCAGTTCTCTGTATGCTTTAACATGGTGAAACTGTAAAAACGAGCAGGTAAAAATAGGTCCGTATGGTATATTTTAGATGAATAGTATTCGACTGAACACGAAAACTGTAAGTCACTGACAACAGTATTTGATCGAACACAAACATTAAGAAAAATGACTTTTCCCATATCAACTACTAGTAAATACTAGTGCcaaaagaagagaaaatttaaaagtaaataaTGTTGCTACAACGGATCAAAAAAAAGGTGCCATATAAAATGAATTGACCAAAGTACAGTATAGCATGACATAACAATCACTAAAGTCTCAGTAAATAATAATATACTATTTACAAAGGAATATAGCAAACGTAGTAAATAATGATAATATTTACATTATCAAAAAGCAATCCAAAACCCATTGCTAATCCTAAAAATCACTTCATATCCTACCTAATGCATTGAAAGAAAAGAACATCTTAACGCACGGCATTGGCTAGCCCTACTTCTGGATATCTACCAAGCAAATTGGCTGCAATCAAACTCACATCCTCTAAACCAACCCCAATACACAAAGAACTATTACTGCTAGGAGCAGAGTTAACAGAGACAGAATCACCAGCTAGGAACGCGGCGgagctgctgctgctactacacCCTGAAACTCTGACATTGGGACCAACTTTACATTTTCCCATGCATTTGCATCCTGAGACTGCAGCTTCAATCCCAACCATCTGCTGAAATTTCTCTAATATCGCCCCAGCGCCTGATCTCTTGCATTTACCCCCCATACATACTTCAATCTTCTTCGTCCCCGCTGCTGTTGTTGTAGCAGCTACAGCTGCATTAGGGCTGCTGCCTACATTGCCAATGTAGCGGTCACTAGCTTCCAAGCAGTGTTCCTCGCTTCGCTCTAAAATAGTAGGGACAGGTACTACTAGACTCGTCATCCTCTCTGTTGAGTCCTCATTGGAAGTTGATGATTTGCTTGAGATCTCTACTGATGTATCCACTTCCGGATGTTGAGTCCGAGGCTCAATCATATGATTCTCTATTGTTGATGTTGCATTCTCGAGTGCACGTTCACATGCCTCCGGTATTGTTTGGGCAAGAGATTCTATTTTCAGGCTTTTCATGTCAACCAAATTTTGACATTCATCATCGCTTGATTCACTTGATTCGGAAGAAGAGCTTGAAGATGATGACATTTCACGGTTCGTTATGCCTTGTACTTGACTTGCTCCTTTCATTTTCATGAgtgctttttcttcttttcttttcctcttcaaCTCTTTCTCCTCTGCCTTTAGCTGTTGAAGTTGTCCTAACAATAGCTCTGCCGTTTCCTGAATAGAGAGGAAAGGCAACATAAACAAACTGGAAGAGAAATATTCCATATAGTTCTAACTTATTTACTACCACAAGaatagaaataaaagaaattatATTAATATTTGGTTAGTCATCTAACACATCTAATTGCAAGGGTGGATGTAGCCTTAGGGCTACGGTTTCACATGAAATAATAACTTTTGACAcagatatatatatttaaaaacctactaaaatctcaacaaatattagatttgaacccataattttaacAGCATAGTGAAGTTCAAACTTGAGAATCCGCTTGTGTATTTGCACTTCTATCTAACTTGTGCAATTTTGTGTGCCCATTAACTAGTCTAAACCTAATACAACTAAACTGGTCGATTCGAGCAATTGATTGAGCAGAATTATATTTTGGAGTATTAAACTATGAAGATCATAAAACAGGGATACGGGTGTCAACAGGGGCAGAGCTAGGTGTGCAGAAGGCGCCAAAAAATACATTGTTTTTCCTCCATGTATATATGTTAGATATTGAATCCTCTCAACTTCTTCGCATGTttactttttttcattttttgaaccCCTTGGTGAAAATCCGGCTTCTACCTCTGGGTGTCAAATACCAAATCAGTAAGCTAAATCTAGGATTTTAGATTTGTAGATCTATAGACAACATAGGTGCAAAACTAGGTTTGAACTtagtaaaattatatatttgtataCTAATATATATTGCTCAAACCTGAACACCAACAAAAAGTTGATCATCTCACAAGATCAGTTTAACTTCTGATTTATTACAACAAACAAGACAATAACTTTACACAGATTGAATAATTGCATAACTTAATTTAAACAAACAAGATAATAACAACACAATTCAAATTTGAGAAATACAGAAAATTAAATCATTAAGAACTTACCGAAATAGTCTTCCCTTGAACTTGATCAACCAAACCAATATCAGaaccaaaaccaaaaccaattccCATCTCACTCAAATTAGACAAATCCCTAGACAAACCCTTAAGcaatttcatcttcttcttcgtctttTTCAACGCCACGTCATTCTCTTTGTTCTTCTCTTTCTTCCCACACCTAATAATCCTACTACTACCTCTACCAGAAGAATTATAATACTCCAAATAACCCTCATCTTTAAACCCAGAAACCATTAACTTTTTCGATTTCAAACTTCCCCTAATTTCTGTAAAACTTAACATGGACAATTTTGAACTAGAAGAGTTATGGTGAAAGCGGTTGTTGTTAACTCCGGCAACAGCGCCGGCGACGGAAGGAAATCGGCGCAAAACTCCGGTAGAGGCTTCCATTTTTTGTTTAGACGCTGAAGTTCTTTTGATTGAGCTTCACCGTCAAACCGAACAAAGATTTTGGTTTTTATATATACAAAGAATTATTCCTTGTTCGATGTAATAACGGAGAAGTTTCACTAACTGTTTTATGACACGTGGAAGGTATTGGTTGGTTGAATATTACGTGGCAGTGGATTTGTGCTTTGCGCAGGTGAGCTTGCTACCATTTTCGGTTACCCACGTTTTTCCTTCTTCCCGCCATGCTTTTTCTTATGTTTACGACCGTTGGATTGTATTTATTAAAATCGACGGCTAGGATTTTGCCTTGTGTACGCCACGTGGAATGCTTGCTGATTACGTGGCAATTGctgtttttactttttttttcttgctTCTTTGGTTGTGATATTAATAACAAGAAATCGTAAAGTGGGAACAAAAGGTTAACTGTAATTTATTTAGAAAATTTTAATATAATAGTGAGATGTAGAGATAAATATGATTCAGACATTGAAAGATAAATGTgattaaaattataaataaaaaaaggtaATTAAAAGGCAATAAAAATAttgtatttttctattttgaGTGATTAAAATGTACTTTTATGTCGAGCTTTAATAGAGGATTGAAAAATCAAACAATAACCATATTAACTTATTAAGTtcccttttgtttttgttttttctaaTATGAAAAGGAAATTGTTAAATTATTCAATTAGataataattgaataattttttcaAGTTGATTCAAATTATTCTAACATTTTTATTACTTATTTATATTTGTTTGGGGTACAAAAAAAACTTTTAGAAAGAGATTTTGCTACGGAAAAAGCCTTTAATGCTATCGAATATTCCTTTCTTTTCCATATTTCTTTACGAACGCATTTTTTTGATTTGAAACTGccatttaaaaattaaaaaaatataatatacgCTTTTATATATGCTTTGTCGACTTTGAAAAGTGATCGATATCTCATAGGCCAGGCTTTGGTTAGTACCCCTTTTTACGAAATCTTTGCTTGGACGACTTAAGAATTCTCCAAATTTGAAAAGGATTAGTCCTTTAAGTAATCACTTATGAAACAATATAAaattatttctatttttctttaattacttTCCTTAtctattttaataaaattaaacattaCTTTTACTATCAAATCAAAAACTATAATTAGAGTGAGGTTAAAGTTATTTTCAGAGCTAGTCCGAGAAACATAGAAAATAAGTATCACCATAGAAGAAAAAATAACGACTGACAGGATGGATTGAAAGTAGACTCTGACAGTTGTAATTTTATTTGAATTTAGGTTTTGTGCACTAACAATATTTAGATTCTTGACACTATCAGGTTACATTAGCTTACAATAACAAGTAATTCTTGATATAGAGTCTGATCTGGTGACATGAAAAGATAGAATGATAACCTACTATATGCCTATAATTTTAAGAATTTACAATGTCAAAAATGAATTGACACTGTTATTATATAACTTAAATACATACTTCTTTCGTTTCAATCTATTTGCCGCACTTTCCTTATTACTTTTATCTAAAAAGAACGAcacatttttatattttaaaaaaataatttaatttatcCATTTTACTCTTAATGAAAAGCTtgttatagccacacaaatattatggtTCTACCAACTTTTATCTTTTAAGTTTTTGagaccacaaattttaaaaattttctttttttcttcctctTAAACTCCGTGTCAAGTCAAACTATGTCACATAAATTGAGAGGAGTATCATTTTAAGTATAAGGTTGTAGCCATGTCTTCCATCTTTCATTCTCCTACTAGTCAAATGTCCAAGCAATCCCAAAAGCTATtatgaaagaaaagagagaagtaTTGATGCTTCATTCCTCCATGAGTAAGAAAGAATATGGAATACTCCATTAATAATTGCACAATATGCTCAACAAAAGAGAAAATGAAAGAGATTAAGAAATTGTAGTTCCCTTGCCAACATTACATTTCCTTGTACCTTAATATGTACTGCTTCGTTAGAAATAGCAGGTGCCCGATGAAACAATCGATAGATGCATAAACTAGACTGAATACCATTTAACAATAGAACCAGCGAAATTCtgcaagtggggtctagggataGTGGTATATACGCAGATCTTATACCTACCTTGTGAAGATAAAGAGCTTGTTTACGATAGATCATCGGCTCAAGAAAGGACTAGACACTAAAAAAAGCAGgctggtgcactaagctcccg
Coding sequences within:
- the LOC104247447 gene encoding diacylglycerol O-acyltransferase 3, whose protein sequence is MEASTGVLRRFPSVAGAVAGVNNNRFHHNSSSSKLSMLSFTEIRGSLKSKKLMVSGFKDEGYLEYYNSSGRGSSRIIRCGKKEKNKENDVALKKTKKKMKLLKGLSRDLSNLSEMGIGFGFGSDIGLVDQVQGKTISETAELLLGQLQQLKAEEKELKRKRKEEKALMKMKGASQVQGITNREMSSSSSSSSESSESSDDECQNLVDMKSLKIESLAQTIPEACERALENATSTIENHMIEPRTQHPEVDTSVEISSKSSTSNEDSTERMTSLVVPVPTILERSEEHCLEASDRYIGNVGSSPNAAVAATTTAAGTKKIEVCMGGKCKRSGAGAILEKFQQMVGIEAAVSGCKCMGKCKVGPNVRVSGCSSSSSSAAFLAGDSVSVNSAPSSNSSLCIGVGLEDVSLIAANLLGRYPEVGLANAVR